A portion of the Micromonospora tarapacensis genome contains these proteins:
- a CDS encoding type I polyketide synthase, with the protein MVVGDAEIGERLSLPCSDQPGPADIVVLPVIGHAQTPEAVHEALAEVLQFVQRWFADPPREHARLVVLTRYATGAVGGEPADIVAAAVWGLVRSVQQEHPDRVILTDLDDDPASWTAIAGAGIALGAAQIAVRAGKVLEPRLIRQSSSAAGGRMSFDPTGTVLVTGAAGTLGGLVARHLATAHGARRLVLLSRRGDTAAGAAALHDDLAAAGCEAVFESCDVADRDALADVLARIPTSAPLTAVIHAAGVLDDGMVESLTAERLSRVLRPKVDAAFHLDTLTRDLPVQTFVLFSSASGVLGNAGQANYAAANAFLDGLARRRRSLGLPAHSLAWGLWAEGSGMTGHLADADRARMARNGLHPLPTDAALDLFDAALADTAPVPVPVRFDLPTLRAHARDGALPALLRGLVPAGVRRTVASGDADGLAALLPAERIAALLDLVRTRAASVLGYAGADAVDARGAFRDLGFDSLTAVQLRNQLAQAVGTRLPATLVFDHPTPELLAAHLESTLFASPTVAAAPAAHAVESDDPVVIVGMACRLPGGADSPEALWRLLAEGRDALTGFPDDRGWSLHQLDELAANVGGGFVDDAAGFDAGFFGISPREALAMDPQQRLLLEAGWEALEDAGIDALSLRGSDTGVFAGLMYHDYAATAGRLPDDVQGYIGTGTSGSVASGRVSYVFGFEGPAVTVDTACSSSLVAVHLAVQSLRSGECGLALAGGVTVMSTPAVFVEFARQGGLAGDGRCKAFAGAADGAGFGEGVGLVVLERLSVARRRGHKVLAVVLGSAVNQDGASNGLTAPNGPSQERVIRQALANAGVGPADVDVVEAHGTGTALGDPIEAQALLAAYGQGRDRPLWLGSVKSNVGHTQAAAGVAGVIKMVLALRHGVLPRTLHVDEPTSQVDWSGGDVRLLTEARPWVGDGRRRRAGVSSFGISGTNAHVVIEEAPAVAPVVVEPSGDGLPVVVVVSARGGDGLRARAGQVAAVLEGGADLAAVASTLVRHRPVLPERAVAVGVCRADLVTALRSFSVLAGRADGRPGVGFVFSGQGSQWRGMGRGLAESFPVFRTAFDEVCERFPGLREVLWGDDADAVTATGVAQPGLFALQVALHRLLSSWNVRAEVMLGHSVGEIAAAHVAGVFSLDDACRLVAARATLMQDLPAGGAMAAVEASEDEVLAAGLDIDIAAVNGPRSLVVSGTTDAVEAAATRWRTKRLRVSHAFHSRLMAPMLEPFATAIGNIRFHQPNPRLISTLHPDADMTSPEYWVNQIRQPVRFTDAVNTMRERGVSTIIEIGPGTTLTSLIHHHNDTHHNNIHHNNIHAIALLHPDQNETRSILTGLAHAFTTGTPVDWTTIIPPHPHTPTHLPLPTHPLLAPRHRRVRRPRRPRAHRVRPPDPHRAARPGRRTAGHLHRKALRR; encoded by the coding sequence GTGGTCGTCGGTGATGCCGAGATCGGCGAGCGGCTCTCCCTGCCCTGCTCGGATCAGCCCGGTCCGGCGGACATCGTGGTGCTGCCCGTCATCGGGCATGCGCAGACGCCCGAGGCCGTCCACGAGGCCCTCGCCGAGGTGCTGCAATTCGTGCAGCGATGGTTCGCCGACCCGCCGAGGGAACACGCTCGGCTCGTGGTGCTCACCAGATACGCCACCGGAGCCGTCGGCGGCGAGCCGGCGGACATCGTGGCCGCCGCTGTCTGGGGACTCGTCCGGTCCGTGCAGCAGGAACACCCCGATCGTGTCATCCTGACCGATCTTGACGACGACCCTGCGTCGTGGACGGCCATCGCCGGGGCGGGTATCGCGCTCGGGGCCGCGCAGATCGCCGTCCGCGCCGGTAAGGTTCTGGAACCACGCCTGATCAGGCAGTCGTCCTCGGCGGCCGGTGGTCGGATGTCCTTCGACCCGACCGGGACCGTCCTGGTGACCGGCGCAGCCGGAACCCTCGGCGGGCTCGTCGCCCGTCACCTGGCCACCGCCCACGGCGCCCGCCGCCTCGTTCTGCTGTCCCGGCGAGGCGACACCGCTGCCGGCGCTGCCGCCCTGCATGACGACCTCGCCGCTGCCGGCTGCGAAGCCGTCTTCGAATCCTGCGACGTCGCCGACCGTGACGCCCTCGCCGACGTCCTGGCTCGTATCCCCACCAGCGCCCCACTCACCGCCGTGATTCACGCCGCCGGGGTGCTCGACGACGGCATGGTGGAGTCGCTCACCGCCGAACGGCTCAGCCGCGTCCTGCGACCGAAGGTGGATGCCGCCTTCCACCTGGACACGCTCACCCGCGACCTGCCGGTGCAGACGTTCGTGCTGTTCTCCTCCGCCAGCGGTGTTCTCGGCAATGCGGGTCAGGCCAACTACGCTGCCGCGAACGCCTTTCTCGACGGCCTCGCCCGGCGACGGCGTTCCCTCGGGCTTCCGGCGCACTCCCTGGCGTGGGGGTTGTGGGCCGAGGGCAGCGGCATGACCGGCCACCTGGCCGACGCCGACCGGGCCCGCATGGCCCGCAACGGCCTGCATCCGCTGCCGACCGACGCTGCCCTCGATCTGTTCGACGCCGCGCTCGCCGATACCGCACCGGTGCCCGTACCGGTCCGCTTCGACCTGCCGACGCTGCGCGCTCACGCCCGCGACGGCGCCCTGCCCGCCCTGCTGAGGGGCCTTGTCCCGGCCGGTGTTCGGCGGACCGTGGCCAGCGGTGACGCCGACGGCCTCGCGGCTCTGCTGCCGGCCGAGCGGATCGCGGCCCTGCTCGACCTGGTCCGTACCCGAGCCGCCAGCGTGCTCGGGTACGCGGGTGCGGACGCCGTCGACGCCCGCGGTGCCTTCCGTGACCTCGGCTTCGATTCCCTCACCGCCGTGCAGCTGCGTAACCAGCTCGCCCAGGCGGTCGGTACCCGTTTACCCGCGACGCTCGTCTTCGACCACCCCACCCCGGAACTCCTCGCCGCCCACCTGGAGAGCACGCTGTTCGCCTCCCCGACGGTGGCAGCGGCGCCGGCCGCGCATGCCGTTGAGTCGGATGATCCGGTGGTCATTGTGGGGATGGCTTGTCGGTTGCCGGGTGGTGCGGATTCGCCGGAGGCGTTGTGGCGGTTGCTGGCCGAGGGTCGTGACGCGTTGACCGGTTTCCCCGACGACCGCGGCTGGAGTTTGCACCAACTCGATGAACTCGCCGCGAACGTCGGCGGTGGTTTCGTCGATGACGCCGCGGGCTTCGACGCGGGGTTCTTCGGGATCAGTCCGCGTGAGGCTTTGGCCATGGACCCGCAGCAGCGGCTGCTGCTCGAAGCCGGTTGGGAGGCTCTTGAGGACGCCGGGATCGATGCGTTGTCCTTGCGGGGCAGCGACACCGGGGTTTTCGCGGGACTCATGTACCACGACTACGCGGCTACCGCGGGTCGTCTCCCCGACGACGTCCAGGGCTATATCGGCACCGGGACCTCGGGCAGCGTGGCGTCTGGTCGGGTGTCTTATGTGTTCGGGTTCGAGGGGCCGGCGGTGACGGTGGATACGGCGTGTTCGTCGTCGTTGGTGGCGGTTCATCTTGCGGTGCAGTCGTTGCGGTCGGGGGAGTGTGGGTTGGCGTTGGCGGGTGGGGTGACGGTGATGTCGACGCCTGCGGTGTTTGTGGAGTTCGCTCGGCAGGGTGGTTTGGCGGGTGATGGGCGGTGTAAGGCGTTCGCGGGTGCGGCTGATGGTGCGGGGTTTGGTGAGGGTGTCGGGCTGGTGGTTCTCGAGCGGCTTTCCGTTGCGCGCCGTCGCGGGCACAAGGTGTTGGCGGTGGTGCTTGGTTCGGCGGTGAATCAGGACGGTGCTTCTAATGGTTTGACTGCGCCGAATGGTCCGTCGCAGGAGCGGGTGATTCGGCAGGCGTTGGCCAATGCTGGTGTGGGGCCGGCGGATGTGGATGTGGTGGAGGCGCATGGCACGGGTACCGCGTTGGGTGATCCGATCGAGGCGCAGGCGTTGTTGGCGGCGTATGGGCAGGGTCGGGATCGTCCGTTGTGGTTGGGGTCGGTGAAGTCGAATGTCGGTCATACCCAGGCTGCGGCGGGTGTGGCGGGGGTTATCAAGATGGTTTTGGCGTTGCGGCATGGTGTGTTGCCGCGGACGTTGCATGTCGATGAGCCGACGTCGCAGGTGGACTGGTCGGGCGGTGATGTGCGGTTGTTGACCGAGGCCCGGCCGTGGGTAGGTGACGGTCGTCGGCGTCGGGCCGGGGTGTCGTCGTTCGGTATCTCCGGCACCAATGCTCATGTCGTCATCGAGGAAGCGCCGGCGGTTGCTCCGGTCGTGGTGGAGCCGTCGGGTGACGGGTTGCCGGTTGTGGTGGTGGTGTCGGCGCGGGGTGGGGATGGTCTGCGTGCTCGGGCGGGGCAGGTGGCTGCGGTCCTGGAGGGTGGTGCGGATCTCGCTGCGGTGGCGTCCACTCTGGTGCGGCATCGGCCGGTGTTGCCTGAACGGGCGGTGGCTGTGGGTGTCTGTCGTGCTGATCTGGTTACCGCTCTGCGATCGTTCTCGGTGCTCGCTGGGCGTGCTGACGGTAGGCCCGGGGTGGGTTTCGTGTTCTCCGGTCAGGGTTCGCAGTGGCGGGGTATGGGGCGTGGGCTGGCCGAGTCGTTCCCGGTGTTCCGGACCGCGTTCGATGAGGTCTGTGAGCGGTTCCCGGGGTTGCGTGAGGTGTTGTGGGGTGATGATGCGGATGCGGTGACCGCTACCGGTGTCGCGCAGCCGGGCCTGTTCGCGTTGCAGGTCGCGTTGCATCGTTTGTTGTCGTCGTGGAATGTGCGGGCCGAGGTGATGCTCGGGCACTCCGTCGGTGAGATCGCCGCGGCGCATGTGGCGGGGGTGTTCTCCCTGGACGATGCTTGTCGTCTGGTAGCGGCGCGGGCGACGTTGATGCAGGACCTGCCGGCGGGCGGGGCGATGGCGGCTGTCGAGGCGAGCGAGGACGAGGTCCTCGCCGCCGGTCTGGACATCGACATCGCCGCGGTCAACGGTCCCCGGTCACTGGTCGTCTCGGGCACCACGGACGCGGTCGAGGCCGCCGCGACACGCTGGCGGACCAAGAGACTACGGGTCAGTCACGCATTCCATTCCCGGTTGATGGCACCGATGCTCGAACCGTTCGCCACCGCGATCGGAAACATACGGTTCCACCAACCGAACCCACGACTGATCTCCACCCTGCACCCCGACGCGGACATGACCTCACCCGAATACTGGGTCAACCAGATACGCCAACCAGTCCGATTCACCGACGCCGTGAACACCATGCGTGAACGAGGCGTCAGCACCATCATCGAAATCGGCCCCGGAACCACCCTCACCAGCCTCATCCACCACCACAACGACACCCACCACAACAACATTCACCACAACAACATTCACGCCATCGCACTACTACACCCCGACCAGAACGAAACCCGGTCCATCCTCACCGGCCTCGCCCACGCCTTCACCACCGGCACACCGGTCGACTGGACCACCATCATCCCCCCACACCCCCACACCCCTACCCACCTACCCCTTCCAACACACCCGCTACTGGCTCCACGACACCGGCGCGTCCGCCGACCCCGCCGGCCTCGGGCTCACCGAGTCCGGCCACCCGATCCTCACCGCGCGGCTCGACCAGGCCGACGGACAGCAGGTCATCTACACCGGAAGGCTCTCCGTCGTTAG